A genomic region of Micromonospora sp. NBC_01796 contains the following coding sequences:
- a CDS encoding peptidoglycan recognition family protein: MALWTDLATWRGPTVNSGDGDKNGNEASDRMTEHRGIVLHIAEGYFEGTIAWQKNPTADVSSHFVVAKDGRIAQMVDTDIRSWAQRSGNPTWLSVENEGFVPGALTPQQIEANARLLVRANQVYDIPLQIATSPSGRGLGHHSMGAENGVDWGHPHCPGPAIIAQKPAIVSRALELSGSEVVPVAPDRPRRRWIIDN, encoded by the coding sequence ATGGCACTCTGGACCGATCTCGCCACCTGGCGTGGTCCCACCGTCAACTCTGGTGACGGCGACAAGAACGGCAATGAGGCCAGCGACCGGATGACCGAGCACCGCGGCATCGTGTTGCACATCGCCGAGGGCTACTTCGAGGGCACCATCGCCTGGCAGAAGAACCCGACGGCCGACGTCTCGTCACACTTCGTAGTCGCGAAGGACGGCCGGATCGCGCAGATGGTGGACACCGACATCCGATCCTGGGCACAACGGTCCGGGAACCCCACGTGGCTCAGCGTCGAGAACGAGGGCTTCGTTCCGGGCGCACTCACCCCACAACAGATCGAGGCGAACGCACGCCTGCTCGTGCGCGCCAACCAGGTCTACGACATCCCACTGCAGATCGCCACCAGTCCGTCGGGGCGGGGGCTCGGCCACCACAGCATGGGGGCCGAGAACGGGGTCGACTGGGGACATCCCCACTGTCCCGGTCCCGCCATCATCGCCCAGAAGCCGGCCATCGTCTCCCGGGCGTTGGAACTGAGCGGCTCGGAGGTGGTGCCGGTGGCCCCGGATCGGCCCCGGCGCAGATGGATCATCGACAACTAG
- a CDS encoding NAD-dependent epimerase/dehydratase family protein: MERTALVIGATGQVGRATVRALVRDGWQVRAGSRGGRGGPLWPLDWHVHPVPLDRENDDELVEAIGDGCDLVVDTVAYGARHARQLIELSDRIGSAVVLSSAAVYLDDQGLGFGADGVTFPVPIAETQPTTMAGTGDYAADKAALERELLDAGAILPTTVLRAGAIHGPHTVHPREWHFVKRALDRRPARVLAYGGESRFHPVSTANLAELIRLAASEPGARVLNAADPEAPTVREIGAAIHSVLDHSADEVLIDGPSPAPPVGETPWSTANPVVLDMSVAQRQLGYRPVTDYLRSLPETVSWLVDATRDRDWRDVFTDLLEYRTDYFDYAAEDAWLARHR; encoded by the coding sequence ATGGAGAGGACTGCGTTGGTCATCGGAGCAACCGGCCAGGTAGGCCGGGCGACCGTACGCGCCCTGGTGCGTGACGGGTGGCAGGTCCGGGCCGGTTCCCGGGGCGGACGGGGCGGGCCACTGTGGCCGCTCGACTGGCACGTGCACCCGGTTCCGCTCGACCGGGAGAACGACGACGAGCTCGTCGAGGCGATCGGCGACGGCTGCGACCTGGTGGTCGACACCGTCGCGTACGGCGCCCGGCACGCCCGACAACTGATCGAACTCTCTGACCGGATCGGCTCGGCCGTGGTGCTCTCCAGCGCCGCGGTCTACCTCGACGACCAGGGGCTGGGCTTCGGCGCCGACGGGGTGACCTTCCCCGTACCGATCGCCGAGACCCAGCCGACCACCATGGCCGGCACCGGGGACTACGCGGCCGACAAGGCCGCCCTGGAGCGCGAGTTGCTCGACGCCGGCGCGATCCTGCCCACCACCGTGTTGCGTGCCGGGGCCATCCACGGCCCGCACACCGTGCACCCCCGCGAGTGGCACTTCGTGAAGCGGGCGCTGGACCGCAGGCCGGCCCGGGTGCTCGCCTACGGGGGCGAGAGCCGGTTCCACCCGGTGTCCACCGCCAACCTGGCCGAGCTGATCCGGCTGGCCGCGTCCGAGCCGGGAGCCAGGGTGCTCAACGCCGCCGACCCGGAGGCGCCGACCGTACGGGAGATCGGCGCCGCCATCCACTCCGTGCTCGACCACTCCGCCGACGAGGTGCTGATCGACGGGCCCTCGCCGGCACCCCCGGTGGGCGAGACACCCTGGTCGACGGCGAACCCCGTGGTGCTCGACATGAGCGTGGCCCAACGACAGCTCGGCTACCGCCCGGTCACCGACTACCTCCGGTCCCTGCCGGAGACGGTGAGCTGGCTGGTGGACGCCACCCGCGACCGGGACTGGCGTGACGTCTTCACCGACCTGCTGGAGTACCGGACCGACTACTTCGACTACGCCGCCGAGGACGCCTGGCTGGCCCGGCACCGCTGA
- a CDS encoding ArsR/SmtB family transcription factor has protein sequence MDRAEIRQVTDSRVLAALAHPLRRRLMDALKVDGPSTVSALAARTGQAVANISHHLKVLAASELVEEAPELARDRRERWWRPVSAGVRWSQADFADDPAAMAVFNASLSLNLDRHASLVRAWWAATETGAGGWTEGPFSADKWLHLTPAELTQLSGELIGVLDRWANREVPDDGEHREPVFVFAHGVPAQP, from the coding sequence ATGGACAGAGCAGAGATCCGGCAGGTGACCGACTCGCGGGTGCTGGCGGCGCTGGCACACCCGTTGCGGCGCCGGCTGATGGACGCGTTGAAGGTCGACGGGCCGTCCACGGTGAGTGCGCTCGCCGCGCGGACCGGCCAGGCGGTGGCGAACATCAGCCACCACCTCAAGGTGCTGGCCGCCAGCGAACTGGTCGAGGAGGCGCCCGAACTGGCCCGCGACCGGCGGGAACGATGGTGGCGACCGGTCTCCGCCGGGGTGCGCTGGTCGCAGGCCGACTTCGCCGACGACCCGGCCGCGATGGCGGTCTTCAACGCCTCGCTCTCGCTCAACCTCGACCGGCACGCCAGCCTGGTCCGGGCCTGGTGGGCGGCGACCGAGACCGGGGCGGGCGGGTGGACCGAGGGACCGTTCTCCGCGGACAAGTGGCTGCACCTCACCCCGGCCGAGCTGACTCAGCTCAGCGGCGAGCTGATCGGGGTGCTGGACCGGTGGGCCAACCGGGAGGTCCCGGACGACGGCGAGCACCGGGAGCCGGTCTTCGTCTTCGCCCACGGCGTACCGGCGCAGCCGTGA
- a CDS encoding NAD(P)/FAD-dependent oxidoreductase has translation MDADFLIIGGGIAGASAGYHLAAYGRVVLLEMEKVAGYHATGRSAALFSEYYGGPVVRALTSASRAFLDDPPPGFSAAPLLTPRGVLALSPAGEDASFDAALADELAAPTPAREIDLDEVQRYCPIVRPGRYHRAMVRPAAQDIDVDALHQGFLRGIRAGGGRVVRSARVRSLTRVVGGWRAETDAGHFTGGLVVNAAGAWADEVAELAGVRPVGLTPLRRTAFLVDLPDGVSAERWPMVSDVAETFYFKPESGRLLISPADATPTPPGDVRPDDLDIAIGAARVEEATTLTIRRVHHAWAGLRTSAADDVPVVGRSADAEGFLWLAGLSGYGMQVAPSLGRLLATLVTGVTPPEPGIDPAHVTPDRFH, from the coding sequence GTGGACGCTGACTTCCTCATCATCGGCGGTGGGATAGCCGGCGCCAGCGCGGGCTACCACCTGGCCGCGTACGGGCGGGTGGTCCTGCTGGAGATGGAGAAGGTCGCCGGCTACCACGCCACCGGCCGTTCGGCCGCACTGTTCTCGGAGTATTACGGCGGGCCGGTGGTGCGGGCGTTGACGTCGGCCAGCCGCGCCTTTCTGGATGACCCGCCGCCGGGTTTCAGCGCCGCGCCTCTGCTCACCCCGAGGGGGGTGCTGGCGCTCTCCCCGGCCGGTGAGGACGCGAGCTTCGACGCGGCGCTGGCCGACGAACTCGCCGCCCCGACCCCCGCCCGCGAGATCGACCTGGACGAGGTGCAGCGCTACTGCCCGATCGTCCGTCCGGGCCGCTACCACCGGGCGATGGTCCGCCCGGCGGCGCAGGACATCGACGTGGACGCGTTGCACCAGGGGTTCCTGCGGGGCATCCGGGCGGGCGGTGGTCGGGTGGTCCGGTCCGCCCGGGTCCGGTCGTTGACCCGGGTCGTCGGCGGTTGGCGGGCGGAGACCGACGCCGGGCACTTCACCGGTGGGCTGGTGGTCAACGCCGCGGGTGCCTGGGCCGACGAGGTGGCGGAACTCGCCGGGGTACGGCCGGTCGGCCTGACCCCGCTGCGGCGTACCGCGTTCCTGGTGGACCTGCCGGACGGGGTCAGCGCGGAGCGGTGGCCGATGGTGTCGGACGTGGCGGAGACGTTCTACTTCAAACCCGAGTCGGGGCGACTGCTGATCTCACCCGCCGACGCCACCCCGACCCCGCCCGGTGACGTACGCCCCGACGACCTCGACATCGCGATCGGGGCCGCCCGGGTCGAGGAGGCCACCACCCTCACCATCCGCCGGGTGCACCACGCCTGGGCCGGGCTGCGGACCTCGGCCGCCGACGACGTGCCGGTGGTCGGCCGGTCCGCGGACGCGGAGGGTTTTCTCTGGCTGGCCGGCCTGAGCGGGTACGGCATGCAGGTCGCGCCGAGTCTCGGTCGTCTGCTGGCGACGCTGGTCACCGGGGTCACGCCGCCCGAGCCGGGGATCGACCCCGCCCACGTCACCCCCGACCGCTTCCACTGA
- a CDS encoding DedA family protein encodes MADWLAQLGELPSALYLAGLGVVMLLDAIPLVGVLVPGDIAVLAVVGTGRPGGPAGAYLSVIAGCVVGWSLSFLAGRLFGDRIRQGRIGAWIGEARWAAAEGILNRGGGRMVMVAPFLPVFNALLPLAAGGLRMSYRRFVSCAALGAALWAGLYVLLGTAANSLGGLLPGESFTMVATVGIGLTVGWVVLLGARRSWLRSAGHSPPAGPSAPE; translated from the coding sequence GTGGCTGACTGGCTGGCGCAACTGGGGGAGCTCCCGAGCGCCCTGTACCTGGCGGGGCTCGGCGTGGTCATGCTGCTCGACGCGATCCCGTTGGTAGGCGTGCTGGTACCCGGCGACATCGCGGTGCTTGCCGTGGTGGGCACCGGCCGACCGGGCGGACCCGCCGGTGCCTACCTCAGCGTGATAGCCGGTTGCGTGGTCGGCTGGTCGTTGAGCTTCCTCGCCGGTCGGCTTTTCGGCGACCGGATCCGGCAGGGTCGGATCGGAGCCTGGATCGGCGAGGCCCGGTGGGCCGCCGCCGAGGGCATCCTGAACCGCGGTGGCGGCCGGATGGTGATGGTGGCCCCGTTCCTGCCCGTGTTCAACGCGTTGCTACCACTGGCCGCCGGCGGCCTACGAATGTCCTACCGCCGCTTCGTCTCCTGCGCGGCACTCGGTGCCGCGCTCTGGGCCGGGCTGTACGTGCTGCTGGGCACAGCGGCGAACTCACTGGGTGGACTATTGCCCGGAGAGTCGTTCACGATGGTGGCCACGGTCGGCATCGGCCTGACCGTCGGCTGGGTCGTGCTGCTGGGTGCCCGGCGCAGCTGGCTCAGATCGGCCGGACATTCGCCGCCTGCGGGCCCTTCTGCCCCTGAGTGA
- a CDS encoding cold-shock protein → MATGTVKWFNSEKGFGFIEQDGGGPDVFVHYSAIDSQGYRELNEGQKVEFEVTQGQKGPQAANVRPI, encoded by the coding sequence ATGGCAACCGGCACCGTGAAGTGGTTCAACTCAGAAAAGGGCTTCGGCTTCATCGAGCAGGACGGCGGAGGACCGGACGTCTTCGTCCACTACTCCGCCATCGACAGCCAGGGTTACCGCGAGCTCAACGAGGGCCAGAAGGTCGAGTTCGAGGTCACTCAGGGGCAGAAGGGCCCGCAGGCGGCGAATGTCCGGCCGATCTGA
- a CDS encoding class I SAM-dependent methyltransferase has product MAGPLADLETKISATDTGGLDRLRLVEVPFVPEVRLHLAEDAIVWWARMEAEAGAVLAPPYWASAWPGGQALARYVLDHPEAVAGLRVLDLAAGSGLAAIAAALAGAATVTANDIDPYALAVIGMNARANRIDVRQADGDLLDGDGLDADLILAGDVFYRRALADRMLPFLERAAARGARVLVGDPGRVFLPADRFRVVASYHGSASDSVEDAEISRMDVLQLLS; this is encoded by the coding sequence ATGGCGGGCCCGCTAGCCGACCTCGAAACCAAGATCTCCGCGACCGACACCGGGGGACTGGACCGGCTCCGGCTCGTCGAGGTGCCGTTCGTGCCCGAGGTACGCCTGCATCTGGCCGAGGACGCCATCGTCTGGTGGGCCAGGATGGAGGCCGAGGCCGGGGCGGTGCTGGCGCCACCGTACTGGGCGTCGGCGTGGCCGGGAGGGCAGGCACTCGCCCGGTACGTGCTCGACCATCCCGAGGCGGTCGCCGGTCTGCGCGTACTCGACCTGGCCGCGGGCTCCGGGTTGGCCGCGATCGCCGCCGCGCTGGCCGGGGCGGCCACGGTGACCGCGAACGACATCGACCCGTACGCCCTGGCGGTGATCGGGATGAACGCGCGGGCGAACCGGATCGACGTACGCCAGGCCGACGGTGACCTGCTCGACGGCGACGGGCTGGACGCGGACCTGATCCTGGCCGGTGACGTCTTCTACCGCCGGGCACTGGCGGACAGGATGCTGCCGTTCCTGGAGCGGGCGGCGGCACGCGGTGCGCGGGTGCTGGTCGGCGACCCCGGGCGGGTGTTCCTACCGGCCGACCGGTTCCGGGTGGTGGCCAGTTACCACGGTTCGGCCAGCGACTCGGTCGAGGACGCGGAGATCAGTCGGATGGACGTGCTCCAGCTCCTGAGCTGA
- a CDS encoding YgjV family protein — translation MNWLDIIGWIGSAVLVWSLLQTRVLRLRALNLVGSLILIGFNTALGVWPGVGLNVVIAIINVWYLRRMLATRHDERTYEVVEVGTDDGFLAHTLRVHGADIARFNPGFEWHGADPDRTAFLVVRADEVVGVVLVDGSGGEVARVELDYVTQRFRDFTPGEFVYRRSSLFTDRGFRRVVTPPGMVAPYYDRLGFRREGDSYVLDLPVVSSGAGARPSD, via the coding sequence GTGAACTGGCTGGACATCATCGGTTGGATCGGCTCCGCGGTACTGGTCTGGTCCCTGCTGCAGACCCGCGTACTGCGGCTGCGCGCGCTGAACCTGGTCGGCTCCCTGATCCTGATCGGTTTCAACACCGCCCTGGGGGTCTGGCCGGGGGTCGGGCTGAACGTGGTGATCGCGATCATCAACGTCTGGTACCTGCGCCGGATGCTCGCCACCCGGCACGACGAGCGGACCTACGAGGTCGTCGAGGTCGGCACCGACGACGGGTTCCTGGCCCACACGCTGCGCGTACACGGGGCGGACATCGCCCGGTTCAACCCGGGGTTCGAGTGGCACGGCGCCGACCCGGACCGGACGGCCTTCCTCGTCGTACGCGCCGACGAGGTGGTCGGGGTGGTACTGGTCGACGGCAGCGGCGGGGAGGTGGCCCGGGTGGAACTGGACTACGTGACCCAGCGGTTCCGGGACTTCACCCCCGGCGAGTTCGTCTACCGGCGCAGCAGTCTCTTCACCGACCGGGGCTTCCGCCGGGTGGTCACCCCACCGGGCATGGTCGCGCCGTACTACGACCGGCTCGGTTTCCGGCGCGAGGGCGACTCGTACGTCCTCGACCTCCCGGTGGTCAGCTCAGGAGCTGGAGCACGTCCATCCGACTGA
- a CDS encoding type II toxin-antitoxin system PemK/MazF family toxin, whose protein sequence is MNRGEIWTVGDPSKVRYRVIVLSGDAHNDRPSASPYCAPIVRQRGSAELPPFVVPLAETDPMTGVVVVNRMRRVPAAAGVERVGMATGASMSRIVEALKDLFEL, encoded by the coding sequence GTGAACCGCGGTGAGATCTGGACTGTCGGCGATCCCAGCAAGGTGCGTTACCGCGTCATCGTGCTCTCCGGCGACGCGCACAACGACCGGCCGAGCGCGTCGCCGTACTGCGCGCCGATCGTCCGCCAGCGCGGTAGCGCGGAACTGCCGCCGTTTGTCGTACCGCTGGCCGAGACCGACCCGATGACCGGGGTGGTGGTGGTCAACCGGATGCGCCGGGTCCCGGCCGCCGCCGGTGTGGAGCGGGTCGGCATGGCCACCGGGGCGAGCATGTCCCGGATCGTCGAGGCCCTCAAGGACCTCTTCGAACTCTGA
- a CDS encoding MBL fold metallo-hydrolase, with translation MSYRGDVSPGGAPDVRDLDDLTITKVSVGPMENNAYLVRCRSTGDQVLIDAANEAPRLLELAGETGLSHVITTHRHMDHWVALEEVVAATGAISLAHTADADGLPIDSETLVDGDTVRVGGCALEVIHLVGHTPGSIALLYSDPAGIPHLFTGDSLFPGGPGKTTDPAHFDSIMNDLETKIFGRLPDETWFYPGHGRDSTLGVERPSLEEWRARGW, from the coding sequence ATGAGTTACCGCGGAGATGTCTCGCCCGGCGGGGCGCCAGACGTACGGGACCTGGACGACCTGACCATCACCAAGGTGTCGGTCGGGCCGATGGAGAACAACGCCTACCTGGTCCGCTGCCGCTCCACCGGCGACCAGGTGTTGATCGACGCGGCCAACGAGGCGCCCCGGCTGCTGGAACTTGCCGGCGAGACCGGCCTGAGCCACGTGATCACCACCCATCGGCACATGGACCACTGGGTGGCACTGGAAGAGGTGGTGGCGGCCACCGGGGCGATCAGCCTCGCCCACACCGCCGACGCCGACGGGCTGCCGATCGACTCGGAGACCCTGGTCGACGGGGACACCGTACGGGTCGGCGGCTGCGCGCTGGAGGTGATCCACCTGGTCGGGCACACCCCCGGCTCGATCGCCCTGCTCTACAGCGACCCGGCCGGGATCCCGCACCTGTTCACCGGCGACAGCCTGTTCCCCGGTGGCCCGGGGAAGACGACCGATCCCGCTCACTTCGACAGCATCATGAACGACCTGGAGACCAAGATCTTCGGGCGGCTGCCGGACGAGACCTGGTTCTACCCCGGCCACGGGCGGGACTCCACCCTCGGTGTCGAACGCCCCTCCCTCGAAGAGTGGCGGGCCCGCGGCTGGTAA
- a CDS encoding maleylpyruvate isomerase family mycothiol-dependent enzyme: MTVDPLVLIAEVDRATERLLRTAGTLDRSTLAEPSRLPGWSRGHVLTHLARSADALVNLLTGARTGQHVPAYASVAARDADIAAGADRPLDAHLDDLRGGAKRFAEACAAMPPEAWAAVVRSHRGDRVAAVLVWTRLRELEVHHVDLGAGYDPVDWPEGFAQRLLNEAAGDLATREDVPALTLRPTDAGRTLTIGPAGAGPTVAGPVHLLAGWLIGRSTGTGLTVTPNGPLPTPPDWI; encoded by the coding sequence GTGACCGTTGACCCATTGGTTCTGATCGCCGAGGTGGACCGCGCCACGGAGCGGCTGCTCCGTACCGCCGGCACCCTCGACCGGTCCACCCTCGCCGAACCGTCCCGACTGCCCGGCTGGAGCCGCGGACATGTGCTGACCCACCTCGCGCGCAGCGCCGACGCGCTGGTCAATCTGCTCACCGGGGCCCGGACCGGCCAGCACGTCCCGGCGTACGCGAGCGTCGCCGCCCGGGACGCGGACATCGCCGCCGGTGCCGACCGCCCCCTCGACGCCCACCTGGACGACCTGCGGGGCGGGGCGAAACGGTTCGCCGAGGCGTGCGCCGCGATGCCGCCGGAGGCCTGGGCGGCGGTGGTCAGGTCGCACCGCGGCGATCGGGTGGCGGCGGTGCTGGTCTGGACCCGCCTGCGTGAACTCGAGGTGCACCACGTCGACCTCGGCGCCGGTTACGACCCGGTCGACTGGCCCGAGGGGTTCGCCCAGCGGCTGCTGAACGAGGCCGCCGGTGACCTGGCCACCCGCGAGGACGTACCCGCGCTGACGCTGCGCCCGACCGACGCCGGCCGCACCCTGACCATCGGCCCGGCCGGAGCCGGACCGACCGTCGCCGGACCGGTGCACCTGCTCGCCGGCTGGCTGATCGGTCGGTCCACCGGCACCGGACTCACCGTCACCCCGAACGGCCCCTTGCCCACCCCACCGGACTGGATCTAG
- the rsgA gene encoding ribosome small subunit-dependent GTPase A, whose amino-acid sequence MRFDLASLGWDAALHSAYSRHDDLRPGRVVRVDRGVCTVLCADGTYRASLAGAVLAGAVADPARLPCAGDWLLVRVWPDDRVTAEAVLPRRTAIVRRTAGKAATGQVLAANLDAAAVVEPMHPTPDMARIERLLALAWASGAEPMVVLTKCDLVPDPAAVAAQVAEVAPGVRVLAVSAQTGAGLSDLRPQVAYGRTLALLGPSGAGKSTLVNALAGTTVMVTQGIRGVDGKGRHTTTHRALIPIPGGGAVLDTPGIRAVGLLDAAGGLDHAFADVAELAAACRFDDCAHQVEPGCAVRAALEDGGLTPRRWESWCKLQREVAFETRRRDARLAAEARAGRRRARSDRRIRP is encoded by the coding sequence ATGAGGTTTGATCTCGCGTCCCTGGGCTGGGACGCCGCGCTTCACAGCGCGTACTCCAGGCACGATGACCTGCGGCCGGGCCGGGTGGTTCGGGTGGACCGCGGGGTGTGCACCGTACTGTGCGCGGACGGGACGTACCGGGCGAGTCTGGCCGGGGCGGTCCTGGCCGGGGCCGTCGCCGATCCGGCCCGCCTGCCGTGCGCCGGGGACTGGCTACTGGTCCGGGTCTGGCCGGACGACCGGGTCACCGCCGAGGCGGTGCTGCCCCGGCGTACGGCGATCGTGCGTCGGACCGCAGGCAAGGCCGCGACCGGACAGGTCCTGGCCGCGAACCTCGACGCCGCGGCGGTGGTCGAGCCGATGCATCCGACGCCGGACATGGCGCGGATCGAGCGTCTGCTCGCCCTGGCCTGGGCATCCGGGGCGGAGCCGATGGTGGTGCTGACGAAGTGTGATCTGGTCCCCGATCCGGCGGCGGTGGCCGCCCAGGTGGCCGAGGTGGCGCCCGGGGTACGGGTGCTGGCGGTGAGCGCGCAGACCGGCGCCGGCCTGTCCGACCTGCGCCCGCAGGTCGCGTACGGCCGTACCCTGGCGCTGCTCGGCCCGTCCGGTGCGGGCAAGTCGACGCTGGTCAACGCGCTGGCGGGGACGACCGTGATGGTCACCCAGGGGATCCGGGGGGTGGACGGCAAGGGCCGGCACACCACCACGCACCGGGCGTTGATCCCGATTCCCGGTGGGGGAGCGGTGCTGGACACCCCGGGGATCCGGGCGGTCGGGCTGCTCGACGCGGCCGGTGGCCTGGACCACGCCTTCGCCGATGTGGCGGAGTTGGCCGCGGCCTGCCGGTTCGACGACTGCGCGCACCAGGTGGAGCCCGGTTGCGCGGTCCGGGCCGCGCTGGAGGACGGCGGGCTCACCCCGCGCCGGTGGGAGAGTTGGTGCAAGCTGCAACGTGAGGTGGCGTTCGAGACCCGACGCCGGGACGCCCGGCTGGCGGCCGAGGCGCGGGCCGGGCGGCGGCGGGCCCGGTCGGACCGGCGGATCCGTCCTTAG